A genomic window from Salvelinus alpinus chromosome 10, SLU_Salpinus.1, whole genome shotgun sequence includes:
- the unm_hu7910 gene encoding uncharacterized abhydrolase domain-containing protein DDB_G0269086 isoform X8: MVLALLGVWSSVAVVWLDLVDYDNVIGKLSAYDADGDGDFDVEDAKVLLGLTKEGGEITNENADSLEEIFGILAEEGSDWFHGFFTFLYDVITPPVEKVEDPESETAEEEGDADEKEGKIAAPKKETLKKAENIVEVPVPKTEKTKGSLLFNGDESPGEVASKKNRTKEHPTRELGRKLKSALKEQLRMIHEKIEAQKIAEMALAEVRSILAKEEEERQLVNALELKRQEVAQKAQEMLEAQLREEREQEEKREAERRAHEQAGKERLEKEQLEQLEREEKERLEKQSEAEEKAEKERLEKEKLEKERIEKKTELERMEKERLAAQSFSKEKAEKERLEKERVAKEKAEKERLEKERVAKEKAERERIEKERATKEKAEKERLEKERVDKEKAERERIEKERVDKAKAEKERIEKERATKEKAEKERIEKERVAKEKAEKERIEKERAAKEKAEKERLEKERAAKEKAEKERIEKERVAKEKAEKERIEKERAAKEKAEKERLEKERAAKEKAEKERLEKERAAKEKAEKERIEKERAAKEKAEKERIEKERATKEKAEKERSEKERVAKEKAEKERLEKERAAKEKAEKERLEKERAAKEKAEKERIEKERAAKEKAEKERIEKERATKEKAEKERIEKERAAKEKAEKERIEKERAAKEKAEKERLEKERAAKEKAEKERIEKERAAKEKAEKERIEKERAAKEKAEKERIEKERAAKEKAEKERIEKERAAKEKAEKEKIEKERAAKENERLEKEQLAKEKGRLEKERLTKENAKKEKEDSERVEKERVAKERAEKERVAKESEKERMERERVPKGKERERQAKELAAKEKERAAVKGHLVKEKTAKAKVETEQLPKIEREQLPKAKAGKERAEKERLLKEKIDGERVVKEKRAKQAKEEMPEKNANNFTTTNKKEKIMAIRDLLKPKATKVNKKWNFTG, from the exons GCTTGACCAAAGAGGGCGGTGAAATTACTAATGAAAACGCAGATTCCCTAGAGGAGATCTTCGGTATTTTAGCCGAGGAGGGCTCAGATTGGTTTCACGGCTTCTTCACGTTTCTCTATGACGTGATCACTCCTCCCGTAGAGAAGGTGGAGGATCCAGAGAGTGAGACAGCAGAGGAGGAGGGTGATGCTG ACGAAAAAGAGGGCAAAATTGCTGCTCCCAAAAAGGAAACGCTGAAAAAag CTGAGAATATTGTAGAGGTTCCTGTTCCAAAAACAGAAAAGACAAAAGGTAGCCTACTATTTAATGGTG ATGAGAGTCCTGGAGAGGTGGCTTCTAAAAAGAACAGAACAAAAG AGCACCCAACAAGAGAACTTGGGAGGAAATTAAAGTCAGCATTAAAGGAACAGTTGAGAATGATCCATGAGAAGATTGAAGCCCAAAAAATTGCCGAAATGGCTTTGGCTGAAGTGAGGAGTATACTGGccaaagaggaggaagagagacaatTGGTCAATGCTCTGGAACTCAAGAGGCAAGAGGTGGCCCAAAAAGCCCAGGAAATGTTAGAGGCTCAACTTCGAGAGGAAAGAGAacaagaagagaaaagagaggctGAGAGAAGAGCACATGAGCAAGCAGGGAAAGAGAGGCTGGAGAAAGAGCAACTGGAGCagttggagagagaagagaaagagaggctggAGAAACAGAGTGAAGCTGAGGAGAAGGCAGAAAAAGAGCGATTGGAGAAGGAAaagctagagaaagagaggatagaAAAGAAGACAGAGCTGGAAAGGATGGAAAAAGAGAGACTAGCTGCTCAATCCTTTTCCAAAGAGAAAGCAGAAAAGGAGAGGCTTGAGAAGGAACGGGTCGCCAAAGAGAAAGCAGAAAAGGAGAGGCTTGAGAAGGAACGGGTCGCCAAAGAGaaagcagaaagggagaggattgAGAAGGAACGGGCCACCAAAGAGAAAGCAGAAAAGGAGAGGCTTGAGAAGGAACGGGTCGACAAAGAGaaagcagaaagggagaggattgAGAAGGAACGGGTCGACAAAGCGAAAGCAGAAAAGGAGAGGATTGAGAAGGAACGGGCCACCAAAGAGAAAGCAGAAAAGGAGAGGATTGAGAAGGAACGGGTCGCCAAAGAGAAAGCAGAAAAGGAGAGGATTGAGAAGGAACGGGCCGCCAAAGAGAAAGCAGAAAAGGAGAGGCTTGAGAAGGAACGGGCCGCCAAAGAGAAAGCAGAAAAGGAGAGGATTGAGAAGGAACGGGTCGCCAAAGAGAAAGCAGAAAAGGAGAGGATTGAGAAGGAACGGGCCGCCAAAGAGAAAGCAGAAAAGGAGAGGCTTGAGAAGGAACGGGCCGCCAAAGAAAAAGCAGAAAAGGAGAGGCTTGAGAAGGAACGAGCCGCCAAAGAGAAAGCCGAAAAGGAGAGGATTGAGAAGGAACGAGCCGCCAAAGAAAAAGCAGAAAAGGAGAGGATTGAGAAGGAACGGGCCACTAAAGAGAAAGCAGAAAAGGAGAGGAGTGAGAAGGAACGGGTCGCCAAAGAGAAAGCAGAAAAGGAGAGGCTTGAGAAGGAACGGGCCGCCAAAGAGAAAGCAGAAAAGGAGAGGCTTGAGAAGGAACGGGCCGCCAAAGAGAAAGCAGAAAAGGAGAGGATTGAGAAGGAACGGGCCGCCAAAGAGAAAGCAGAAAAGGAGAGGATTGAGAAGGAACGGGCCACCAAAGAGAAAGCAGAAAAGGAGAGGATTGAGAAGGAACGGGCCGCCAAAGAGAAAGCAGAAAAGGAGAGGATTGAGAAGGAACGGGCCGCCAAAGAGAAAGCAGAAAAGGAGAGGCTTGAGAAGGAACGGGCCGCCAAAGAGAAAGCAGAAAAGGAGAGGATTGAGAAGGAACGGGCCGCCAAAGAGAAAGCAGAAAAGGAGAGGATTGAGAAGGAACGGGCCGCCAAAGAGAAAGCAGAAAAGGAGAGGATTGAGAAGGAACGGGCCGCCAAAGAGAAAGCAGAAAAGGAGAGGATTGAGAAGGAACGGGCCGCCAAAGAGAAAGCCGAAAAGGAGAAGATTGAGAAGGAACGGGCCGCCAAAGAGAATGAGAGACTGGAGAAAGAACAGCTAGCCAAAGAGAAGGGGAGACTGGAGAAAGAACGGCTAACCAAGGAAAACGCAAAGAAGGAAAAGGAAGACAGCGAAAGGGTGGAGAAAGAGCGTGTTgccaaagagagagcagagaaagaacGGGTAGCAAAGGAATCTGaaaaggagaggatggagagagaaagggtaccgaagggaaaggagagagaacgg CAAGCCAAAGAGTTAGCTGCTAAAGAAAAGGAGAGAGCAGCGGTAAAAGGACACTTAGTCAAAGAAAAGACTGCAAAGGCCAAGGTTGAGACAGAGCAATTACccaagatagagagagaacagtTACCTAAGGCGAaggcagggaaggagagagcagaAAAAGAGCGTCTACTCAAAGAaaagatagatggggagagagttGTGAAAGAGAAAAGAGCCAAACAGGCAAAAGAGGAGATGCCAGAGAAAAATGCAAACAACTTCACAACTACGAACAAGAAGGAAAAAATAATGGCTATAAGAGACCTTCTGAAGCCTAAAGCCACCAAGGTGAACAAGAAATGGAACTTCACAGGATGA